The genomic DNA CCTTGCATGGAAACAGCTCTAGCCCTTCGGCGTCACGTCAACCTTGAACCACTTCATCGACAGGTTTCTGGCAGTTCCATCCGTGATGGCAGCATGGATGGCCTCGTCGAATTTCGCCTTCAACTCGGTGTCGTCTTTCCGCAAGCCGATACCGATACCGCCCCCGAGCACCCCTCCAGTGAGAGAGGGGCCGACAAGCGCGTAACCGGTCTTGAAGTCGGGTTTTTCAAGGGTGCCCATGATTTGCGTTGCGCCCGCAAAGACGGCATCCAGGCGGCCAGCCGCGAGGTCGAGATCGTGCTGTTCGACGGTCTTGTACTCGCGGATATCCGCACTGTCCTTGAGGTACTTGTCAACGAAGGCCGACTGGATAGTCGAGACCTGCACGCCTATGGTCTTGCCTTTTAGCAAAGGCTTGATGGCTTCGATGGCCTTCTCAGCCTCGGCAGGTTGGCTGGAGAGATTGTATGCTTGTCCCGTCCCCGGCATCTTGGCGAGCGGAGAGTCCCTGGCGACAAGGAAGCCGTTGGGAGAGTCGGCATAGCGGTCGCTGAAGGCGATGCTCTTCCGGCGCTCATCCGTGATCGTCATTGCATCCATGATAGCGTCGAATTTCTTGGCATTCAGCGCCGGGATCATACCATCCCAATCCTGAGCAACGATTTCGCACTTCATTTTCATGCGCGCGCAGAGATCGTTGGCAAGATCAATCTCGAAGCCTTCGAGTTTTCCGCCGGCCCCCGTGAAATTCCATGGGGCATAAGCCCCTTCAACAGCAATCTTTACCGTTCGGTCTTGAGCCGTTGCAGGGCCGCCGGCGAATGCTGTGGAGAGTAGGGCAATACTGAGTATCGTCGTACATTTCATTGTAATTTTCCCGGGTCGAAAACAAATCGTAGAGTAGAAGCTGTCTCGGACCATCGATCTCCATACGCGTGGTACTCGGATCACATATGCCTTGCTCTGTCCTCCACTACGTGCCAGGGCATCAGACCATCGGCCGAAAAGGGGAATACACTCTTGGGGTTAGGCGCATCAACTTGGCCGGGGCGCAACGAACTCAGTCGATGGGACTGCTCAGGCGGCGATGCCGAGGCCGGCCGCCATTTTAGCCCCTGTAGAATCAAGCCCCTCTTCTCTGAGACGATAATCCTACGGCGCGACTGCGGCGCGGGCTCTCGCTTCCGAGGAGCAGGATCGACGTGGATATTCGCCGCCTTGCTCCTCGATAGGTATATGCCTGAGACTGCTGGAAGACCGGTCAGGTGGCCTCGATGGCTCCGACCTCGCGCCCCTTGCGGCCCTCCACAATGGCGACTCGGACCGTTTGTCCCTGCGCCAGCGCCCCAAGCCCTGCCCGCTCCACGACGGAGATGTGCAGGAATAGATCCTTACTCTCACCTTCAACGGTGACGAACCCATACCCCTTCGCAGGGTCGAACCATTTTACCGTACCCGGTACTGTCGCGGCATTTGGTTCGGGACGGCTGGCACCCTGCCGTGGGATCCCACCCGATTGACCTGCTCTGCTCGGAGTTGCACGTCGAGGCGGTTCAACTGTGGCCGTGCTGGCGTCGACACTGAGGACGTTCGTCACCTGCGGACCCTTTTGGCCTGTACCAACGGTCACCAGCAGCGTCGTTCCAGGCTCCAGAGCCGAATGGCCGGCGGCCTCGACCTGCCTGATGTGCAGGAATGCCTCACCGGAGCCATCCGTCAGCTCGACAAAGCCAAAGCCCTTATCGGAATTGAACCATTTGACTCGAGCTTCAGCTTCACTGCCGTAGCCGAAGGAGCTTGCTTCCTGATGCGGCGGTTGTGCATACGATGGGGAAAGACCGTTGTCGCCCCAGGAATCTGTAGATCGAGCGCCGAACTGACGTCGACGATCACGATGTTCATTGCCCCGACCCATCAGGAGCATCCTCTGTCTTTGTAAGCGGGAACACGTTAACGTGCGGAACACAGACGTATCGCTCATATCCCTTCAACGCAAGAAGACGATAGCTTCTGATGGAGCATTTGGCGCGCTCATCATGGTTACCACCAGATGAAACACTATTTCCGTTCCGGCAAAACATGCCCGGTCCCCGGCCATTAGCCGGGACAGCACAGCCCAAGAGTCGGAGCCAAGCCGCTCGAACCCCGTGCCCCCGATAAGGTATCCACAGGCTGATTGCCGATGTCCTCAGCAGGGGTGCGATGGCAGGTAGAGGGAGTGAGGGAACGTCTTCATTCCTCGCCTGTACCTGATGCTAGTGCATCGTGCGAAAAAGTGGACCCGGTTTTTCGCACGATGCGCCAAAGATCCGTCATGAAGAGCTCCTCATGGAGTGAGAGTTGCTCTCCAGTCCGCCGCCACTCAGGAAGCCGCGATAGGCAGGATTATCCGTCTCGTCCCAATAAGGATAACCGAGCTGATCCAGGCTGCGTTTCAACAATGGCCGTTCTGCGAACGGGACCTGAATACCGGCCAGAACCCGTCCATAATCGGCTCCATGGTTACGGTAATGGAACAGTGAGATATTCCAAGCGCCGGAGAGTCCATTGAGGAACTTGAGCAGAGCGCCGGGCCGCTCGGGGAATTGGAACCGGAGGATCAATTCGTCTTCCAGTCCAGGGGCCCGCCCGCCAACCATGTAGCGCACATGCAATTTGGCCATCTCATTATCGCTCATGTCGAGCACAGGGTAACCCTGCTCCCGCAGCAACCCAATGATCTGGTGCTTTTCCAGATCTCCTTCCGCAAGCTGTACGCCAACGAAGATCTGTGCCGCACCAGGGTCGGCGTAGCGATAGTTGAACTCGGTGATTGAACGCTTGCCCAGCAGCTGGATAAACCGACGATAGCTGCCCGGCTGCTCGGGAATACTGACCGCCAGCAAAGCCTCCCGATGCTCGCCGAGCTCCGCTCGCTCCGCGATGTGCCGGAGTCGGTCGAAGTTCATGTTAGCGCCACTGTTAATGGCGACGAGTCCGTGTGTCCGCGTGCCCTCGCGCTCCACATATTTCTTCAACCCAGCGAGGCTGACGGCACCGGAGGGCTCGGCAATGGCTCGGGTATCCTCGAAGATATCCTTCACGGCCGCGCAGATCTCGTCTGTACTGACGGTGATCACCTCATCGAGCAGTTCACGGCAGAGTCGGAAGGTTTCCTCGCCGACTTGCCGTACGGCGACTCCATCGGCAAACAGGCCGACCTGGTTCAGGATGACCCTGTCCCCCGATGCCAGCGCCGCCGCCATGCTGGCAGCGTCCTCGGGCTCAACCCCGATCACCTTCACCTCGGGGCGCAAAAACTTGGTATAGACGGCAATACCTGCGGCCAGCCCCCCTCCTCCGATCGGCACGAACACAGCCTCAAGCGGACCGGGATGCTGGCGCAAAATCTCCATCCCGATCGTGCCCTGTCCGGCGATGACATCCGGATCGTCGTAGGGGTGAATGAAGGTCAGGCCCTTCTCACTCTCGAGCTGGCGGGCATGGGTATAGGCCTCATCGAAGCTCTCGCCATAGAGCACCGTGCGGCCGCCCAGTCCTTTAACGGCCTGAACCTTGATGGCCGGCGTGGTACGCGGCATGACGATCGTCGCCTTGGCACTCAACTTCTGAGCCGCCAATGCAACTCCCTGGGCATGATTGCCGGCTGAGGCACAGATGACTCCGCGCTCAAGAGCCTCTCGCGCCAAACTCACCATCCGGTTGTAAGCACCGCGGAGCTTGAACGAAAAGACCGGCTGGAGATCCTCGCGCTTGAGGCAGACTGGGCTGCCGAGCCGTTGCGACAGGCGCCTCATAGGATCAAGGGGGCTCTCGATCGCC from Microvirga sp. TS319 includes the following:
- a CDS encoding lysine/arginine/ornithine ABC transporter substrate-binding protein, producing MKCTTILSIALLSTAFAGGPATAQDRTVKIAVEGAYAPWNFTGAGGKLEGFEIDLANDLCARMKMKCEIVAQDWDGMIPALNAKKFDAIMDAMTITDERRKSIAFSDRYADSPNGFLVARDSPLAKMPGTGQAYNLSSQPAEAEKAIEAIKPLLKGKTIGVQVSTIQSAFVDKYLKDSADIREYKTVEQHDLDLAAGRLDAVFAGATQIMGTLEKPDFKTGYALVGPSLTGGVLGGGIGIGLRKDDTELKAKFDEAIHAAITDGTARNLSMKWFKVDVTPKG
- a CDS encoding cold-shock protein is translated as MGRGNEHRDRRRQFGARSTDSWGDNGLSPSYAQPPHQEASSFGYGSEAEARVKWFNSDKGFGFVELTDGSGEAFLHIRQVEAAGHSALEPGTTLLVTVGTGQKGPQVTNVLSVDASTATVEPPRRATPSRAGQSGGIPRQGASRPEPNAATVPGTVKWFDPAKGYGFVTVEGESKDLFLHISVVERAGLGALAQGQTVRVAIVEGRKGREVGAIEAT
- the ilvA gene encoding threonine ammonia-lyase, biosynthetic; translated protein: MQDYIRKILAARVYDVAIESPLDPMRRLSQRLGSPVCLKREDLQPVFSFKLRGAYNRMVSLAREALERGVICASAGNHAQGVALAAQKLSAKATIVMPRTTPAIKVQAVKGLGGRTVLYGESFDEAYTHARQLESEKGLTFIHPYDDPDVIAGQGTIGMEILRQHPGPLEAVFVPIGGGGLAAGIAVYTKFLRPEVKVIGVEPEDAASMAAALASGDRVILNQVGLFADGVAVRQVGEETFRLCRELLDEVITVSTDEICAAVKDIFEDTRAIAEPSGAVSLAGLKKYVEREGTRTHGLVAINSGANMNFDRLRHIAERAELGEHREALLAVSIPEQPGSYRRFIQLLGKRSITEFNYRYADPGAAQIFVGVQLAEGDLEKHQIIGLLREQGYPVLDMSDNEMAKLHVRYMVGGRAPGLEDELILRFQFPERPGALLKFLNGLSGAWNISLFHYRNHGADYGRVLAGIQVPFAERPLLKRSLDQLGYPYWDETDNPAYRGFLSGGGLESNSHSMRSSS